One genomic window of Polaromonas sp. SP1 includes the following:
- a CDS encoding AAA family ATPase: MEFEIPESLANTLLGMINAESPLARRLSEHGMSRGKRVVPSRLFDLPTLNTLYGLCRAANERELMFQMLALDNIHAAPAARKIPSLELLIPGLIAWLSRDMIDGWLYKRGKDGVLLPWLVHSMRHVQPADGSAYVIIGLLANTVQAAGREPITDPRMRRTGMTYGISFYADDIKDHTIPELMTGDGFYKECAEFKAEYEAHAKRFRQLQPRFGAQFTISGSAWMPDDSPRPQLECRRLQAGTTARCVNDEELLERQFDTTADATFWRESGIAEGFERVPLHCYLHLFHLDWHRNLWVHVQNVREYRYKPELRDKLVLPQAHRDLIDILTADRNFLMEDIVEGKSGGTTILCKGAPGLGKTLTAEVYAEVVGKPLYRVHSGQLGVTAGSVEANLSKILQRAARWDSVLLLDEADVYIRRRDNDLQHNAIVAEFLRTLEYFNGLLFMTTNRVADIDDAILSRCIAIIQFETPTREQAVQLWKSLADQFHAELPDGLVERLTVTYAAASGRDIKELLKLTSKFCKGKNQPLSEDAFAQCAAFRSIGKAP, from the coding sequence ATGGAATTCGAAATACCGGAATCCCTGGCCAACACCTTGCTGGGGATGATCAACGCCGAGTCGCCGCTGGCCAGGCGCCTGAGCGAGCACGGCATGTCGCGCGGCAAACGTGTGGTGCCCAGCCGCCTCTTTGACCTCCCTACGCTGAACACGCTCTACGGCCTGTGCCGCGCGGCCAACGAGCGCGAGCTGATGTTCCAGATGCTGGCGCTGGACAACATCCACGCCGCGCCGGCCGCGCGCAAAATCCCCAGCCTCGAGCTGCTGATCCCGGGCCTGATCGCCTGGCTGTCGCGCGACATGATCGACGGCTGGCTCTACAAACGCGGCAAAGACGGCGTGTTGCTGCCCTGGCTGGTGCATTCGATGCGCCATGTGCAGCCGGCCGACGGCTCGGCCTACGTGATCATCGGCCTCCTGGCCAACACCGTGCAGGCCGCCGGGCGCGAGCCCATCACCGACCCGCGCATGCGGCGCACCGGCATGACTTACGGCATCAGCTTTTATGCCGACGACATCAAGGACCACACCATCCCCGAGCTGATGACGGGCGACGGCTTCTACAAGGAGTGCGCCGAGTTCAAGGCCGAATACGAAGCGCACGCCAAACGCTTCAGGCAGCTGCAGCCCAGGTTCGGCGCGCAGTTCACCATATCGGGCTCGGCCTGGATGCCGGACGACAGCCCCCGCCCGCAACTGGAATGCCGGCGGCTGCAGGCCGGCACCACCGCCCGCTGCGTGAACGACGAGGAACTGCTGGAGCGGCAGTTCGACACCACGGCCGACGCAACGTTCTGGCGCGAAAGCGGGATTGCCGAGGGCTTTGAGCGCGTGCCGCTGCACTGCTACCTGCACCTCTTTCACCTGGACTGGCACCGCAATCTGTGGGTGCATGTGCAGAACGTGCGCGAGTACCGCTACAAGCCGGAGCTGCGTGACAAGCTGGTGCTGCCGCAGGCGCACCGCGACCTCATCGACATCCTGACGGCCGACCGCAACTTCCTGATGGAAGACATCGTCGAGGGCAAGTCCGGCGGCACCACCATCCTGTGCAAGGGTGCGCCCGGCCTGGGCAAAACGCTGACGGCCGAGGTGTATGCCGAAGTCGTGGGCAAGCCGCTGTACCGCGTGCATTCGGGCCAGCTCGGCGTGACGGCCGGTTCTGTCGAAGCCAACCTGTCGAAGATTTTGCAGCGCGCGGCGCGCTGGGATTCGGTGCTGCTGCTGGACGAGGCCGACGTCTACATCCGCCGCCGAGACAACGACCTGCAGCACAACGCCATCGTGGCGGAGTTTTTGCGCACGCTCGAATACTTCAACGGCCTGCTTTTCATGACGACTAACCGCGTGGCCGATATTGACGACGCCATCTTGTCGCGCTGCATCGCCATCATCCAGTTTGAAACACCGACCCGGGAGCAAGCCGTGCAGCTGTGGAAATCGCTGGCGGACCAGTTTCACGCCGAGCTGCCGGATGGCCTGGTGGAGCGGCTCACGGTGACGTATGCCGCTGCCAGCGGGCGCGACATCAAGGAGCTGCTCAAGCTGACGTCCAAGTTCTGCAAGGGCAAAAACCAGCCGCTCAGCGAGGACGCTTTCGCCCAGTGCGCGGCTTTTCGCAGCATTGGCAAGGCACCCTGA
- a CDS encoding molybdopterin-dependent oxidoreductase: MNQRRRFLGAAAAGAVAAPTFALAQHAPKSVRGPVLLTVSGLIGAGNRGALDPKLDQLLAKQKVGFDKAHAFDFAAIAAMPAVTIKPTLEYDSQAHSLKGPLLADVLKAAGVTLKDGMTVFVRAIDGYAAQITAADLRKYRPIVATHIDGQPLSLGGLGPLWAVYDADRFADVMAKPLPERFAWCPWAAYHVEVKAG, from the coding sequence ATGAACCAACGCCGTCGATTCCTGGGTGCCGCCGCTGCCGGCGCCGTAGCCGCCCCCACATTTGCCCTGGCGCAGCACGCCCCCAAGTCCGTGCGCGGACCGGTGCTCCTGACGGTCAGCGGCCTGATCGGCGCGGGCAACCGCGGCGCGCTGGACCCGAAACTCGACCAGCTGCTGGCCAAGCAGAAAGTCGGCTTTGACAAGGCCCATGCCTTTGACTTCGCCGCCATCGCCGCGATGCCGGCCGTCACCATCAAGCCGACGCTGGAGTACGACAGCCAGGCCCACAGCCTCAAAGGGCCGCTGCTGGCCGATGTGCTCAAGGCCGCCGGCGTGACGCTCAAGGACGGCATGACCGTGTTTGTGCGCGCCATCGACGGCTACGCCGCGCAGATCACCGCAGCCGACCTGCGCAAATACCGGCCCATCGTCGCCACGCACATCGACGGCCAGCCGCTGTCGCTGGGCGGGCTGGGCCCGCTGTGGGCGGTGTATGACGCCGACCGCTTTGCCGACGTGATGGCCAAGCCCTTGCCCGAGCGTTTTGCGTGGTGTCCGTGGGCGGCGTATCACGTCGAAGTGAAGGCTGGCTGA
- a CDS encoding alpha/beta fold hydrolase, protein MNLTSELVEIKGVRLETQRIAGRADLAPIVFLHEGLGSIALWTQRGLGWPEAVCAATGRAGIVYSRRGYGQSDPVPDVRGESGESGGRRTGRLLPDYMHREAWDVLPALLEALQIHNPVLLGHSDGATIALLHASRHPVAACIAMAPHVVVEDIAVQAIAQATVAFESGGLRERLARYHADVDVAFWQWNDVWLSEAFRSFDIREDCRRISAPLLLIQGLDDEYGTMRQLDEIALAAPHAQQLRLAACGHSPQRDQAGQTVEAITGFLKTVD, encoded by the coding sequence ATGAACCTGACAAGCGAGTTGGTAGAGATCAAGGGTGTGCGGCTGGAGACACAGCGCATCGCCGGTCGGGCCGATTTGGCCCCCATCGTTTTTTTGCACGAAGGCCTGGGCTCGATCGCTTTGTGGACGCAGCGCGGCCTCGGTTGGCCCGAGGCCGTGTGTGCCGCCACCGGCCGGGCGGGCATCGTGTATTCGCGGCGCGGCTACGGGCAGTCAGACCCGGTGCCCGATGTACGCGGCGAATCCGGTGAATCGGGCGGCCGACGCACCGGCCGGCTGCTGCCCGACTACATGCACCGCGAAGCCTGGGATGTGCTGCCCGCACTGCTCGAAGCCTTGCAGATCCACAACCCGGTGCTGCTGGGCCATTCTGACGGCGCGACCATCGCCCTCCTCCACGCCAGCCGGCACCCGGTGGCGGCATGCATCGCGATGGCGCCGCATGTGGTGGTGGAAGACATTGCGGTGCAGGCGATTGCCCAGGCGACCGTGGCCTTTGAATCGGGTGGCCTGCGGGAACGGCTGGCGCGTTACCACGCCGATGTCGACGTCGCCTTCTGGCAATGGAACGATGTCTGGCTGTCAGAGGCGTTTCGCAGCTTTGACATCCGCGAAGACTGCCGCCGCATCAGCGCGCCGCTGCTGCTCATTCAGGGCCTGGACGACGAATACGGCACGATGCGCCAGCTCGATGAAATCGCCCTCGCGGCGCCGCATGCGCAGCAACTGCGGCTGGCAGCCTGCGGGCATTCGCCGCAGCGCGACCAGGCCGGCCAAACGGTGGAGGCAATCACCGGTTTCCTGAAAACCGTGGACTGA
- a CDS encoding alpha/beta hydrolase has protein sequence MVDVSLLGERLLGRLSFRPGAAPDQPPWPVGRHTLGLSQERDAVLIVPEGLEPGKPAALLVMFHGAGGSADKVLPFVIAHARERGFLLLLPQSQFPTWDIVIGGHGPDLERLDKALGEVASRYAIDPAHLAFAGFSDGASYALSVGVTNGDVASHVIALSGGFMSVFTQEGSPRIFIAHGLQDEQLPIETSARPHAEKLKAAGYDVTTIEFRGPHRIEPPVVALAMEFFLGPLAPPGQK, from the coding sequence ATGGTTGACGTATCACTTCTGGGTGAGCGGCTCCTGGGCCGGCTGAGCTTTCGCCCCGGCGCCGCGCCTGACCAGCCGCCCTGGCCGGTTGGCCGGCACACGCTGGGCCTTTCGCAGGAGCGGGACGCCGTGCTGATCGTGCCCGAGGGCCTTGAGCCGGGGAAGCCGGCCGCCCTGCTTGTGATGTTCCATGGCGCGGGCGGCAGCGCCGACAAGGTGCTTCCCTTCGTCATCGCGCATGCGCGGGAGCGCGGTTTTTTGCTGCTGCTGCCGCAGTCGCAGTTTCCGACCTGGGACATCGTGATCGGCGGCCACGGCCCCGACCTGGAACGCCTGGACAAGGCCTTGGGCGAAGTCGCCTCGCGGTACGCCATAGACCCCGCGCATTTGGCGTTTGCCGGTTTTTCCGACGGCGCAAGTTATGCGCTGTCGGTGGGCGTGACCAACGGCGACGTCGCCAGCCACGTGATTGCCTTGTCCGGCGGCTTCATGTCAGTCTTCACGCAGGAAGGCTCACCCCGCATCTTCATCGCGCACGGGCTGCAAGACGAGCAGTTGCCGATAGAGACCAGCGCCCGCCCCCACGCCGAAAAACTCAAGGCCGCGGGTTATGACGTGACCACCATCGAGTTCAGGGGACCGCACCGCATCGAGCCGCCGGTGGTGGCGCTGGCGATGGAGTTTTTCCTCGGGCCGCTGGCGCCGCCGGGGCAGAAATGA
- a CDS encoding pseudouridine synthase, with the protein MQIQEILFSQGFGTRRVCAGLVQQGFVAVDGSPCTDPAMEFIADGLRFTVQGTAWEYHEKAYLMLHKPAGYECSQKPSTYPSIYTLLPAPIRQRGGGAAAGVQAVGRLDQDTTGLLLLSDDGKFIHRMSSPKHHVPKVYEVRAKHPVDDKQIAKLLAGVVLDDDPKPVRAAACEKTGENQLSLTLTEGKYHQVKRMIAAVGNRVEDVAGLHRSRIGTLDLPADLKPGGWRWLTAEDMASISAKPVPKA; encoded by the coding sequence ATGCAAATTCAAGAAATTCTCTTTTCCCAGGGCTTTGGCACGCGGCGCGTGTGCGCGGGGCTGGTTCAACAAGGTTTTGTGGCTGTAGACGGCTCCCCGTGTACAGACCCTGCTATGGAATTTATAGCGGATGGCCTGCGCTTCACGGTGCAGGGCACGGCGTGGGAGTACCACGAGAAGGCCTACCTGATGCTGCACAAGCCGGCCGGCTACGAGTGTTCGCAAAAGCCCAGCACCTACCCCAGCATTTACACGCTGCTGCCGGCGCCGATACGCCAGCGCGGCGGCGGCGCGGCAGCGGGTGTGCAGGCGGTGGGCCGGCTGGACCAGGACACGACCGGCCTCTTGCTGCTGTCGGATGATGGCAAGTTCATCCACCGCATGAGCTCGCCCAAGCACCATGTGCCCAAGGTGTACGAGGTCCGTGCCAAGCACCCGGTGGACGACAAGCAGATCGCCAAACTGCTGGCCGGTGTGGTGCTGGACGATGACCCCAAGCCCGTGCGCGCCGCCGCCTGTGAAAAAACCGGCGAGAACCAGCTCAGCCTGACGTTGACCGAAGGCAAATACCACCAGGTCAAGCGCATGATTGCCGCTGTGGGCAACCGGGTGGAAGACGTCGCCGGCCTGCACCGCTCGCGCATCGGCACGCTGGACTTGCCGGCCGACCTGAAACCCGGCGGCTGGCGCTGGCTGACGGCCGAAGACATGGCCAGCATCTCGGCCAAGCCTGTTCCGAAAGCCTGA